Proteins from one Chthoniobacterales bacterium genomic window:
- a CDS encoding ribose-phosphate pyrophosphokinase: MSASRELKIFTGSAHRELAERIAAAVGVPLGDATVSSFPDGETFVKFNENIRGRDIFIVQPTCPPTNQNLMELLIMVDAARRASADRITAVIPFFGYARQDRKDQPRVPITAKLVANLLVAAGVNRVLTMDLHAQQVQGFFDIPVDHLYASPAMIKTLQERLPKDCVVVSPDVGGIKMASAYSQALNTGLAIVAKRRKSATEIDALYVIGEVDGRDVLLIDDLTETAGTLTSAAKLLKKNGARRIYAAVSHAVLNEMAYQRLKNSEIEELFTTNSVPVKLTDEVKISVVCIAELLGEGIKRIHDDESVSSLFRIHAI, from the coding sequence ATGTCTGCCTCGCGCGAACTCAAAATTTTTACCGGCTCAGCCCATCGTGAATTGGCCGAGCGGATCGCCGCTGCCGTGGGCGTGCCGCTGGGCGACGCGACGGTGAGCAGTTTTCCCGACGGCGAGACGTTTGTGAAGTTCAACGAGAACATTCGCGGACGCGACATTTTCATCGTTCAGCCGACCTGCCCGCCGACGAACCAAAATTTGATGGAACTCCTCATCATGGTCGATGCGGCGCGCCGGGCGAGTGCGGACCGGATCACAGCGGTGATTCCATTTTTTGGCTATGCGCGGCAGGATCGCAAGGATCAGCCGCGCGTGCCGATTACGGCCAAACTCGTGGCGAATCTGCTCGTCGCTGCCGGAGTCAACCGCGTGCTGACGATGGATCTCCACGCGCAGCAAGTGCAGGGTTTTTTCGATATTCCGGTGGACCACTTGTATGCGTCGCCCGCTATGATCAAGACTTTGCAGGAGCGACTTCCGAAGGATTGTGTGGTCGTTTCCCCAGACGTGGGCGGCATCAAAATGGCCTCTGCCTACTCGCAAGCCTTGAACACCGGCCTCGCCATTGTCGCGAAACGCCGCAAGAGCGCGACGGAGATCGACGCCCTTTACGTCATCGGCGAAGTGGACGGACGCGACGTGCTTTTGATCGATGATTTAACCGAGACCGCCGGCACGCTGACCAGCGCCGCGAAGCTCCTGAAGAAGAACGGTGCGCGCCGGATTTACGCCGCCGTCTCCCACGCCGTCCTTAATGAGATGGCATATCAGCGGTTGAAAAACTCCGAGATTGAGGAATTATTCACGACGAACAGCGTTCCGGTAAAGCTGACCGATGAAGTGAAAATCTCCGTCGTCTGCATCGCCGAACTCCTCGGCGAAGGCATCAAACGCATTCACGACGACGAATCCGTCAGCTCGCTTTTCCGCATTCACGCCATTTAA
- a CDS encoding fumarate hydratase yields the protein MPDFRYQAPFPLSADTTEYALLTRDGVTVESFGNEEILRVDPAVLTTLARAAIRDCSFYLRTKHLQQVAAILDDPDATPNDRYVALTLLRNAEVSARGILPFCQDTGTATIIGKKGQHVWTGGDDSEAISRGVYEAYTSENLRYSQTVPLDMFNEKNSGTNLPAQIDLYATGGSEYSFLFVAKGGGSANKTALFQETKALLNPASLEKFLIEKMKSLGTAACPPYHIAFVIGGTSAEACLKTVKLASAKYLDHLPTSGNDLGQAFRDVALEARMLTAAQNLGIGAQFGGKYFALDLRIIRLPRHGASCPVGMGVSCSADRNIKAKINRDGVWIEKLEHHPGRFIPAQDQLPSEGPVVRIDLAQPMAQILAELTKHPVATRLSLNGTIIVGRDIAHAKLKERIDAGLGIPDYLKNHPIYYAGPAKTPAGLPSGSFGPTTAGRMDSYVDLFQCLGGSLIMLAKGNRSQAVTDACKKHGGFYLGSIGGPAAILAQNNIKHVEVLEYPELGMEAIWKIEVEDFPAFILVDDKGNDFFKQLPANCDECVVKR from the coding sequence ATGCCCGACTTTCGTTACCAAGCGCCCTTTCCCCTCAGCGCCGACACTACTGAATACGCCTTGTTGACCCGCGACGGCGTGACCGTGGAGTCCTTCGGAAATGAGGAAATCCTGCGGGTCGATCCAGCGGTGCTGACGACTCTAGCGCGGGCGGCGATCCGCGATTGTTCGTTTTATTTGCGAACGAAGCATTTGCAGCAAGTCGCCGCCATTCTCGATGATCCCGATGCAACTCCGAATGACCGCTACGTCGCGCTGACTCTTTTGCGTAATGCCGAGGTCTCCGCGCGGGGTATTTTGCCATTTTGTCAGGACACCGGCACGGCGACGATCATTGGAAAAAAAGGCCAGCACGTCTGGACTGGCGGCGACGACAGCGAAGCGATCAGCCGGGGCGTTTACGAGGCTTACACGAGCGAAAACCTCCGCTACTCGCAGACCGTGCCGCTCGACATGTTCAACGAAAAAAACAGCGGCACCAATCTCCCCGCGCAGATCGATCTCTACGCCACGGGCGGCAGCGAATACAGTTTCCTCTTCGTAGCAAAAGGCGGCGGCTCGGCCAACAAAACGGCTCTCTTTCAAGAAACCAAGGCGCTGCTGAACCCGGCTTCGCTCGAGAAATTTCTCATCGAGAAAATGAAATCCCTCGGCACCGCTGCGTGCCCGCCGTATCACATCGCCTTCGTCATCGGCGGCACGAGCGCCGAAGCCTGCCTGAAAACAGTCAAACTCGCCTCTGCCAAATATCTCGATCATCTGCCCACTTCTGGCAACGATCTCGGCCAGGCCTTTCGAGACGTGGCCTTGGAAGCCCGCATGCTCACCGCCGCGCAGAATCTCGGCATCGGCGCGCAGTTTGGCGGGAAATATTTTGCATTGGACTTGCGGATTATTCGCCTGCCGCGTCACGGCGCGTCGTGTCCCGTCGGCATGGGCGTTTCCTGTTCCGCAGATCGCAACATTAAGGCAAAAATCAACCGCGACGGCGTCTGGATCGAGAAACTGGAGCATCACCCCGGACGCTTCATTCCCGCGCAGGATCAGCTTCCGTCCGAAGGCCCGGTCGTTCGCATCGATCTGGCACAGCCGATGGCGCAGATTCTAGCCGAACTCACGAAACATCCCGTCGCCACGCGGCTCTCGCTCAATGGCACGATCATCGTCGGCCGCGACATCGCCCACGCCAAACTCAAAGAGCGCATCGATGCCGGTCTCGGAATTCCCGATTACCTGAAAAACCATCCCATCTACTACGCCGGCCCGGCGAAAACTCCGGCGGGACTTCCATCCGGATCATTCGGGCCGACCACCGCTGGGCGCATGGACAGCTATGTCGATCTTTTCCAGTGCCTCGGCGGCTCGCTCATCATGCTGGCCAAGGGCAACCGCAGCCAGGCCGTGACGGACGCGTGTAAAAAACACGGCGGCTTCTATCTCGGCAGCATCGGCGGACCGGCGGCCATTCTTGCTCAGAATAATATCAAACACGTCGAGGTTTTGGAATATCCCGAGCTCGGCATGGAAGCCATCTGGAAGATCGAAGTCGAGGATTTCCCCGCCTTCATCCTGGTCGATGACAAGGGCAACGATTTTTTCAAGCAACTCCCGGCGAATTGCGACGAGTGCGTCGTTAAAAGATAA
- a CDS encoding UvrB/UvrC motif-containing protein, with the protein MNNDLDNLLEDWPHEPGHIKVRKIVGNDQKEKLQLRIDLGLIQMEVNGRPDGRRPHNSESLLAWHLKKAKRIEAKGKTYSLTPEECGELQQEGIQYYHRYISFFQINDFANVIRDTQRNLELFTFVSRCTDNEDIRWSFEQFRPYVLMMNTRAKAAIRLEKKDFTGALKEIAKGRAAIAEVLEDVDPAELATKSPEIGFLDEWAEEIGKKKPVTRLETMQREMEKAIALEAYERAAELRDKIRAFGKKAARPA; encoded by the coding sequence GTGAATAACGATCTCGACAACTTATTGGAGGATTGGCCACACGAGCCGGGTCACATCAAGGTTCGCAAAATCGTCGGCAACGACCAAAAGGAAAAGCTCCAGCTCCGCATCGATCTGGGTCTGATTCAAATGGAAGTCAACGGACGCCCCGACGGACGCCGTCCGCACAATTCCGAGTCGCTCCTGGCATGGCATCTAAAGAAGGCAAAACGCATTGAGGCCAAGGGCAAGACTTACAGCCTCACGCCCGAGGAATGCGGCGAGCTACAGCAGGAGGGCATCCAATACTATCATCGCTACATCAGCTTTTTTCAGATCAACGATTTCGCCAACGTCATCCGCGATACGCAGCGGAATCTTGAGCTCTTTACCTTCGTCTCGCGCTGCACCGACAACGAGGACATCCGCTGGTCATTCGAGCAATTTCGCCCGTATGTCCTGATGATGAACACGCGCGCCAAGGCGGCTATTCGTCTGGAGAAAAAAGACTTCACGGGCGCACTCAAAGAGATCGCCAAGGGCCGCGCTGCCATCGCCGAGGTGCTGGAGGACGTCGATCCTGCGGAACTCGCGACGAAGAGTCCAGAGATCGGATTTCTCGACGAATGGGCCGAGGAAATAGGCAAGAAAAAACCCGTTACGCGACTGGAAACCATGCAGCGCGAAATGGAAAAAGCCATCGCGTTGGAAGCCTACGAGCGCGCCGCCGAATTGCGCGACAAGATCCGGGCGTTTGGCAAAAAAGCGGCCCGTCCGGCTTAG
- a CDS encoding M3 family metallopeptidase: MRKSILLTAASIGLLTMLGNAASPSPTPPMRKLEDLQLSAAQFKTVLALPKWEKTSQQVNLAVDKVIALANKRLDAVAALKPEEATFANTFQEMDMIGFEAHSVSNRIVWIKETSPDAKMREAATAAIKKFEDWDVSTDYREDVYKILQAFADTKPKGDDEDQHLIKDTLLGYKRAGLALPPEKRQRVEALRKELSSVGTDFDTNIANAAVPVKFTKAELEGVPDSVLETSGVKTGDDEYTIDTNVTFQALGVLENCVKESSRKKVYIARDNRARDKNIALIQRMVELRSEIALELGYKSWDDYQTEQRMAKNGATALKFLEDLKVGLQPKYDEELAEFKAIKAADKNSETPDVNIWDWRFCAEQLKKQKFQVDTEVLRSFFPYQKVLDGMFATYQRIFGIKIEAVALDYSWTNGVQLYYVSDAKTTAPLGLFYLDMFPREGKYNHFAQFGLIEGKLLPDGTYQRPTAALCCNFPPPRKDAPSLLSHDEVETLFHEFGHAMHTILTQAKYVRFSGTSVPQDFVEAPSQMLENWVWDKAVLDQFAADYKTKKKMPADILKKMKLAKYALAGTTYRRQLSFGITDLVLHGPHAPGEKLDVVAISNKILDDTFLRVDPSTAMVASFGHLNGYDGGYYGYAWADAIAADMATVFEKSPGGFLDKDAGMRMRNEIYAQGDARDVNISIEKFLGRPRSIQPFLETIGIKK; the protein is encoded by the coding sequence ATGAGGAAATCCATTTTGCTGACTGCGGCTTCCATCGGGCTGCTCACGATGTTAGGAAACGCGGCCTCGCCCTCGCCCACACCGCCCATGAGAAAGCTCGAAGATCTGCAACTCAGCGCGGCCCAGTTCAAGACCGTTCTGGCGCTGCCGAAATGGGAAAAAACGTCGCAGCAGGTGAATCTCGCCGTCGATAAAGTCATCGCCCTGGCCAACAAAAGGCTCGACGCCGTGGCCGCGCTCAAGCCCGAGGAAGCGACCTTCGCGAACACGTTTCAGGAGATGGACATGATCGGATTTGAAGCGCACTCTGTTTCCAATCGCATCGTCTGGATCAAGGAAACCAGCCCCGATGCGAAGATGCGCGAGGCGGCGACGGCGGCGATCAAGAAATTCGAAGATTGGGACGTGAGCACGGATTATCGCGAGGACGTTTACAAAATTCTCCAGGCATTTGCTGACACGAAACCGAAGGGAGATGACGAGGATCAGCACCTAATCAAGGACACGCTCCTCGGCTACAAACGAGCCGGACTCGCCCTGCCTCCGGAAAAACGCCAGCGTGTCGAGGCGCTGCGTAAGGAGCTTTCCTCGGTCGGAACGGACTTCGATACCAATATCGCCAACGCCGCGGTGCCGGTGAAATTTACCAAGGCCGAACTCGAAGGCGTGCCCGACAGCGTGTTGGAAACGTCGGGGGTGAAAACGGGTGACGACGAATACACCATCGACACGAATGTCACATTTCAAGCCTTGGGAGTTCTGGAAAATTGCGTGAAAGAATCGTCGCGCAAGAAGGTTTACATCGCTCGCGACAATCGCGCGCGCGACAAAAACATCGCGTTGATCCAGCGGATGGTCGAACTCCGTTCCGAGATTGCATTGGAACTCGGCTACAAATCCTGGGACGACTATCAGACCGAGCAGCGCATGGCGAAAAACGGCGCCACGGCGTTGAAGTTTTTGGAGGATTTGAAGGTTGGCCTCCAACCCAAGTACGATGAGGAACTGGCGGAGTTTAAGGCGATCAAGGCCGCCGACAAGAACAGTGAAACTCCCGATGTGAACATCTGGGACTGGCGTTTTTGCGCGGAGCAGTTGAAGAAGCAAAAATTCCAAGTGGACACAGAAGTCCTGCGCAGTTTTTTCCCGTATCAGAAGGTTCTCGATGGAATGTTTGCCACCTATCAGCGCATCTTCGGGATCAAGATCGAAGCTGTCGCGCTCGATTATTCGTGGACCAACGGCGTGCAGCTTTACTATGTGAGCGACGCGAAAACGACCGCGCCGCTCGGCTTGTTCTATCTCGACATGTTTCCGCGCGAGGGGAAATACAACCACTTCGCGCAGTTCGGCTTGATTGAGGGAAAACTGCTGCCCGACGGCACGTATCAGCGTCCGACTGCGGCGCTTTGCTGCAACTTTCCGCCGCCGAGAAAAGACGCGCCCTCGCTCCTGTCGCATGACGAGGTCGAGACGCTTTTCCATGAGTTTGGCCACGCGATGCATACGATTCTAACCCAGGCCAAATACGTTCGCTTCAGCGGTACTAGCGTTCCGCAGGATTTCGTCGAGGCACCGTCGCAGATGCTGGAAAACTGGGTCTGGGACAAGGCCGTGCTCGATCAGTTTGCGGCCGATTACAAGACGAAGAAAAAGATGCCAGCGGACATTCTCAAGAAAATGAAGCTCGCAAAATACGCGCTAGCGGGCACGACCTATCGCCGGCAACTCTCCTTCGGCATCACCGATCTCGTCCTGCACGGACCTCATGCGCCGGGTGAAAAACTCGATGTCGTCGCCATTTCTAACAAGATACTGGACGACACCTTTCTGCGGGTAGATCCCAGCACCGCGATGGTCGCGAGTTTCGGCCATCTAAACGGCTACGATGGAGGCTACTACGGCTACGCATGGGCCGATGCGATTGCGGCCGACATGGCGACCGTGTTTGAAAAATCTCCCGGCGGTTTCCTCGACAAGGACGCTGGAATGCGGATGCGCAATGAAATCTACGCGCAGGGCGACGCGCGCGATGTGAACATTTCCATCGAGAAATTTCTCGGACGTCCACGGTCCATCCAGCCCTTTCTGGAGACCATCGGAATCAAGAAATAA
- a CDS encoding 30S ribosomal protein S6, producing MKNRYEGLLVLNTKGKDDTVKETIERLEGEIKREGGTIEQVQRMERKQFSYAAGDLDSGYFVNFIFAGEPTLPGKLRAKFKLDADVYRQHYQKLPLKPVVAPVRTPRRVPAAE from the coding sequence ATGAAAAACCGTTACGAAGGACTCCTCGTCCTCAACACCAAAGGCAAGGACGACACCGTCAAAGAAACCATTGAGCGCCTCGAGGGCGAGATCAAACGCGAAGGCGGCACGATCGAGCAAGTGCAGCGCATGGAGCGCAAGCAATTCAGTTACGCTGCGGGCGATCTCGACTCGGGTTATTTCGTGAATTTCATTTTCGCTGGAGAGCCGACTTTGCCTGGCAAACTGCGCGCCAAGTTCAAGCTCGATGCCGACGTTTATCGTCAGCATTACCAAAAGCTTCCGCTCAAGCCGGTGGTCGCTCCGGTGCGCACGCCGCGCCGCGTTCCCGCCGCTGAATAA
- the pth gene encoding aminoacyl-tRNA hydrolase: protein MPEASSPIRLIIGLGNPGRQYAGTRHNVGFEVLDRLLAGKNLRWQANRQFQAEVATESGLIFLKPLTYMNLSGQSAGQVARFYKLEPAQCLAVVDDIALEVGRLRLRQSGSAGGHNGLKSLIAHFQTDAFPRLRIGVGAKSDERDLADHVLSPFSTSDREKIEPVLDRAAEAVETACSSGLETAMNLYNQTP, encoded by the coding sequence ATGCCCGAAGCCTCGTCTCCAATCCGCCTCATCATCGGCCTGGGAAATCCGGGCCGCCAATACGCTGGAACCCGCCACAATGTCGGGTTCGAGGTCTTGGATCGATTGCTGGCGGGGAAAAATCTTCGCTGGCAGGCGAACCGGCAGTTTCAAGCCGAAGTCGCGACTGAGTCGGGTTTGATCTTTCTCAAGCCGCTGACTTACATGAATTTGAGCGGTCAATCCGCCGGGCAGGTCGCGCGTTTTTACAAATTGGAACCCGCGCAATGTCTGGCCGTGGTCGATGACATTGCATTGGAAGTCGGCCGGCTGCGCCTGCGCCAATCCGGCTCCGCAGGCGGCCACAATGGCTTGAAATCGCTCATCGCGCATTTTCAGACCGACGCATTTCCCCGCCTGCGCATCGGAGTCGGGGCGAAATCAGACGAGCGCGACCTTGCGGACCATGTTTTATCTCCGTTTTCCACGTCTGACCGTGAGAAAATCGAGCCAGTGCTTGACCGCGCTGCCGAAGCAGTGGAGACTGCGTGCTCTTCCGGCCTGGAAACGGCTATGAACCTTTACAACCAGACACCCTAA
- a CDS encoding DegT/DnrJ/EryC1/StrS family aminotransferase, producing the protein MTTDSLFPPQPLAEYLADKPAIDAAIERVLMSGRYILGPEVTAFEGEFSAWLGVRETVGVASGTDALVLALKACGIGPGDVVITVSHTAVATVAAIEWVGAIPLLVDIEPGTFTMNAMQVESVLRTDRRVKALLPVHLYGHPCDMAALEKLARAHELKLIEDCSQAHGAKWQGRKVGTWGDVATFSFYPTKNLGAIGDGGAVATNSPDVAQRLRSLRQYGWERRYISENAGGNSRLDELQAAILRVKAARLDAGNARRCRLAEIYMAELNGTRLQLPSVAAEAEPVFHQYVVRAERRTELGQYLEEHGIPTAVLYPVPVHLQPAYAGRIALAAGGLPETERAAAEVLSLPLHPQLSEAAVRRVISLIRDWAQD; encoded by the coding sequence GTGACGACGGATTCGTTATTTCCACCGCAGCCGCTGGCCGAATATCTGGCGGACAAACCTGCCATCGACGCCGCCATCGAGCGCGTCTTGATGAGCGGACGCTACATTCTCGGCCCGGAGGTGACGGCGTTTGAGGGGGAATTTTCGGCCTGGCTCGGTGTCCGGGAAACGGTGGGCGTGGCCAGCGGCACGGATGCGCTGGTGCTGGCGTTGAAGGCGTGCGGGATCGGTCCGGGCGACGTGGTGATCACGGTTTCCCACACCGCCGTGGCCACGGTGGCGGCCATCGAATGGGTCGGGGCGATCCCGCTGCTGGTCGATATCGAGCCGGGGACGTTCACGATGAATGCGATGCAAGTCGAGTCGGTCCTGCGCACGGATCGCCGGGTAAAAGCGCTGCTCCCGGTGCATCTTTACGGGCATCCGTGCGACATGGCGGCGCTGGAGAAACTGGCGCGGGCTCACGAGTTAAAGTTGATCGAGGATTGCTCGCAAGCGCACGGCGCGAAGTGGCAGGGCCGCAAGGTCGGGACGTGGGGCGATGTGGCGACGTTTAGTTTTTACCCAACGAAAAATCTCGGCGCGATCGGCGACGGCGGGGCCGTGGCGACGAATTCCCCGGACGTCGCGCAACGCCTGCGCAGTCTCCGGCAATATGGCTGGGAGCGGCGTTACATCAGCGAAAATGCCGGCGGAAACAGCCGACTCGATGAGTTGCAGGCGGCAATCCTGCGGGTGAAGGCGGCGCGATTGGACGCAGGAAATGCCCGGCGTTGCCGGCTGGCGGAGATTTACATGGCTGAGTTAAATGGAACTCGACTGCAACTGCCCTCGGTCGCAGCGGAGGCCGAACCGGTCTTTCATCAATACGTGGTGCGAGCCGAGCGCCGAACCGAGTTAGGTCAATATCTGGAGGAGCACGGCATTCCCACGGCGGTCTTATATCCGGTGCCGGTTCATTTGCAGCCCGCGTATGCCGGTCGCATCGCGCTGGCGGCGGGTGGTCTGCCCGAGACCGAGCGGGCCGCGGCGGAGGTTCTCAGCCTGCCGCTGCATCCCCAACTCAGCGAGGCGGCGGTCCGGCGCGTGATCTCGTTGATCCGCGATTGGGCGCAGGACTGA
- a CDS encoding VCBS repeat-containing protein: MKFLPFAFLAVSLSIPLHAQTPPAAPANVITNGGFERFSGQDNLWDGVDSTGYLGTFRDSVDAIAESGFRSMAMPVSVSAGDMNGDGLIDIVTASTPGYYQVYFNSGSKTSPTFTNSEMIPIYLTLPESKVRRAPHINLNDWSGRGQLDLMMGDYDGELYFLQNIGTRSVPDFRHPADLSKIKVPTTKSGQLWGNLFSPAAFDFNKDGKPDIALGEGSYSANSIHLLINQGSGSVPKFDEANRFYLAYGDGREHLTPAVVDYNGDGEMDIISSDREGKVGIYLNPGPLWKPGGEFKFASFIKFGASEILGGLVTVCTADMNGDGLFDILIGKSNGRIALAMNVGTKTEPKFSVPVEIKGTDIWGRNIHPPSGWQSDVGFWRGNFYAAASCFSEADEPKIEPPEGKSCLKISYFPSPNKVLKVPALITPGNPTFQDLFIAHFNNEFDKLPGNVFLLRKDLPNLKVGTAYTLSFKSKGVSASAVKWSVGWRGYKKLAEEKVEAGERGSANVKKFEAIEDKDTGAAVNVGSAWTASTKTFTIEKFANKDLADLTTASALIEFRGTLTPNVGAFYLDDVQLVEKK; the protein is encoded by the coding sequence ATGAAATTTCTCCCATTCGCCTTTCTCGCTGTCTCCCTCAGCATCCCTCTTCACGCGCAGACTCCCCCTGCGGCGCCAGCTAACGTGATTACAAATGGAGGGTTCGAGCGCTTCTCGGGTCAGGACAATCTCTGGGATGGCGTGGATAGCACCGGTTATCTGGGAACTTTTCGCGACAGCGTCGATGCGATTGCGGAGAGCGGTTTCCGTTCAATGGCGATGCCCGTCTCGGTGAGTGCGGGCGACATGAACGGCGATGGCCTGATCGATATCGTTACGGCGTCGACGCCTGGTTACTATCAAGTTTATTTTAACAGCGGCTCAAAGACCTCTCCGACTTTCACAAATTCGGAGATGATTCCGATCTATTTAACGCTGCCAGAATCCAAAGTGCGCCGGGCACCACACATCAATCTCAACGACTGGAGCGGGCGCGGCCAGCTCGACCTGATGATGGGCGATTACGACGGAGAACTTTATTTTCTCCAGAATATCGGAACACGGTCGGTGCCGGATTTTCGCCACCCAGCGGATCTTTCGAAAATCAAGGTGCCCACGACGAAAAGCGGCCAGCTGTGGGGCAACCTATTCTCGCCGGCTGCATTCGACTTTAATAAAGATGGGAAACCGGACATCGCGCTCGGCGAGGGCAGTTATTCGGCCAACTCCATCCATCTCCTGATCAATCAAGGCTCGGGCAGCGTCCCGAAATTCGATGAGGCGAATCGTTTCTATCTGGCCTACGGCGATGGCCGCGAGCATCTCACGCCCGCCGTGGTGGATTACAATGGGGACGGCGAAATGGATATCATTTCCTCAGATCGCGAGGGCAAGGTCGGCATCTATCTCAACCCTGGTCCGCTCTGGAAACCCGGCGGCGAGTTTAAATTTGCCAGTTTCATCAAATTCGGCGCATCCGAAATTCTGGGCGGCTTGGTCACCGTTTGCACTGCGGATATGAATGGCGACGGGCTGTTCGATATTTTGATCGGCAAATCCAACGGACGCATTGCGCTGGCCATGAATGTCGGCACGAAAACGGAGCCGAAGTTCAGCGTCCCGGTCGAAATCAAAGGCACTGATATCTGGGGCCGCAACATCCATCCGCCGAGCGGCTGGCAATCCGACGTGGGGTTTTGGAGAGGAAACTTTTATGCGGCGGCGAGCTGCTTCTCTGAGGCAGACGAACCCAAGATTGAGCCGCCAGAGGGGAAGTCCTGCCTAAAGATTAGTTATTTCCCCTCTCCGAATAAAGTTCTCAAAGTCCCCGCGTTGATTACTCCGGGAAATCCGACTTTTCAGGATCTCTTCATCGCGCATTTCAACAACGAATTCGACAAACTGCCCGGCAATGTCTTTCTGTTGCGCAAAGATCTGCCCAACTTAAAAGTCGGCACAGCTTACACGCTTTCCTTCAAGAGTAAGGGCGTGAGCGCGTCCGCAGTGAAATGGAGTGTCGGCTGGCGCGGCTACAAAAAACTGGCCGAGGAAAAGGTTGAGGCGGGCGAGCGAGGCAGCGCCAACGTCAAAAAATTTGAGGCTATTGAGGACAAGGACACTGGTGCCGCCGTGAATGTCGGCTCCGCTTGGACGGCCAGCACTAAGACGTTTACCATCGAGAAATTTGCCAACAAGGATCTGGCTGACCTCACGACTGCATCGGCCCTAATTGAGTTCCGCGGCACTCTGACTCCAAACGTGGGTGCTTTCTACCTCGACGACGTCCAACTCGTGGAGAAAAAATGA
- the ssb gene encoding single-stranded DNA-binding protein, with translation MANLNKVMLIGNLTRDPEVKYTPKGNAIAELGLAINRSYTTDSGEKREETTFVDVTFWGKQAEVIKQYCTKGKPLYIEGRLQLDTWDDKQTGQKRSKLRVQGENFQFLGSRQGGSEGGGGEEYSDGPRGGSPRSSSPRPSAPPPARPRPTDPDLDPADDDIPF, from the coding sequence ATGGCTAATCTGAACAAGGTCATGCTCATCGGAAATCTCACGCGAGATCCCGAGGTTAAATACACGCCGAAAGGCAATGCGATTGCAGAATTGGGGCTGGCCATCAATCGATCTTACACCACCGACTCTGGGGAAAAACGGGAGGAAACGACCTTTGTGGACGTTACCTTCTGGGGAAAACAGGCGGAAGTCATCAAGCAGTATTGCACCAAGGGAAAACCGCTCTACATCGAGGGTCGACTGCAACTCGACACTTGGGACGACAAGCAGACGGGCCAGAAACGCAGCAAACTGCGGGTCCAAGGCGAGAATTTTCAATTCCTTGGCAGCCGCCAAGGTGGCAGCGAAGGTGGCGGTGGCGAGGAGTATTCCGATGGCCCACGTGGTGGTTCGCCACGCAGCAGCAGCCCTCGCCCATCGGCTCCGCCTCCCGCGCGCCCGCGTCCGACCGATCCTGATCTGGACCCGGCGGACGACGATATCCCGTTTTAA
- a CDS encoding 50S ribosomal protein L25, protein MSQQLKLAAQNRTVSGRNAVKKVKAAGFVPAVIYGDKNAPQNLQIATRDLNALMAHASSENILVDLEISDGPNKVSRLALIHEIQHHPVGRHVLHVDFQAVSATETLTASVPVEPVGESNGVKNFGGLLSQNLHEIELECLPKDLPESIQVDVSALNVGDSIHVRDIVLPAGVVTTLDGDLTVFAVAEALVAEEPVAAAAAAPEVLKEKKPADAPAAAAAPAKK, encoded by the coding sequence ATGTCCCAACAACTCAAACTCGCCGCCCAAAACCGCACCGTTTCCGGTCGCAATGCCGTTAAAAAAGTCAAGGCCGCCGGATTCGTTCCCGCCGTCATTTACGGTGATAAAAACGCCCCGCAAAACCTCCAGATCGCCACTCGCGACCTGAATGCCCTGATGGCCCACGCCTCCAGCGAAAACATTCTCGTCGATCTCGAAATCAGCGACGGCCCAAACAAAGTCAGCCGCCTCGCGCTGATCCATGAGATTCAGCATCACCCAGTTGGCCGCCACGTTTTGCACGTGGATTTCCAGGCTGTTTCCGCGACCGAGACCCTCACCGCGAGCGTTCCTGTGGAGCCTGTCGGCGAGTCCAATGGCGTGAAGAATTTCGGTGGTTTGCTCTCGCAAAACCTGCACGAAATCGAACTCGAATGTTTGCCGAAAGATCTGCCCGAATCCATTCAGGTGGACGTTTCCGCTTTGAATGTCGGCGACTCGATTCACGTCCGCGACATCGTTCTTCCAGCGGGTGTCGTCACCACGCTCGACGGCGATTTGACTGTCTTTGCCGTGGCCGAGGCTTTGGTCGCTGAGGAACCTGTCGCCGCCGCAGCCGCTGCGCCGGAAGTGCTCAAGGAGAAAAAACCGGCTGACGCGCCTGCTGCTGCCGCCGCTCCTGCGAAGAAGTAA